Proteins encoded by one window of Taeniopygia guttata chromosome 1A, bTaeGut7.mat, whole genome shotgun sequence:
- the NAMPT gene encoding nicotinamide phosphoribosyltransferase isoform X2: MECAAAGAEFNILLATDSYKVTHYKQYPPNTSKVYSYFECREKKTENSKLKKVKYEETVFYGLQYILNKYLKGKVVTKEKIKEAKEVYREHFQDDVFNEKGWNYILEKYDGHLPIEIKAVPEGSVIPRGNVLFTVENTDPECYWLTNWIETILVQSWYPITVATNSREQKKILAKYLLETSGSLEGLEYKLHDFGYRGVSSQETAGIGASAHLVNFKGTDTVAGIALIKKYYGTKDPVPGYSVPAAEHSTITAWGKDHEKDAFEHIVTQFSSVPVSVVSDSYDIYNACEKIWGDDLRHIIEARSPEAPLIIRPDSGNPLDTVLKVLEILGKRFPITENSKGYKLLPPYLRVIQGDGVDINTLQEIVEGMKKNKWSIENIAFGSGGALLQKLTRDLLNCSFKCSYVVTNGLGINVFKDPVADPNKRSKKGRLSLHRTPAGDYVTLEEGKGDLEEYGQDLLHTVFKNGKVTKSYSFDEVRQNARLKNSELQTASH; the protein is encoded by the exons GTTACACACTACAAGCAATATCCACCTAACACAAGCAAAGTATATTCCTACTTTGAATGTCGTGAAAAGAAGACTGAAAATTCCAAATTAAAGAAAGTGAAATATGAAGAAACAGTTTTTTATGGCTTGCAGTACATtctgaataaatatttaaaag GTAAAGTGGTGACCAAAGAGAAAATCAAGGAAGCCAAAGAAGTATATAGGGAGCATTTTCAAGATGATGTCTTCAATGAAAAAGGATGGAACTATATTctagag AAATATGATGGCCATCTTCCAATAGAAATAAAGGCTGTTCCTGAGGGCTCTGTAATTCCCAGAGGAAATGTTCTTTTCACAGTAGAAAACACAGATCCAGAGTGCTACTGGCTCACAAATTGGATTGAG ACTATTCTTGTGCAGTCATGGTACCCAATCACAGTGGCTACAAACTCTAGAGAGCAGAAAAAGATTTTGGCCAAATATTTGCTGGAGACTTCCGGCAGCTTGGAAGGACTGGAATATAAACTACATGACTTTGGCTACAGAGGAGTTTCTTCACAAGAG ACTGCAGGAATAGGAGCTTCAGCTCACTTGGTGAACTTCAAAGGAACAGACACTGTAGCAGGAATTGCATTAATTAAAAAGTACTATGGTACAAAAGATCCAGTTCCAGGATATTCTGTTCCAGCTGCTGAACACAG TACCATAACAGCTTGGGGGAAGGATCATGAAAAAGATGCTTTTGAACACATAGTAACACAGTTTTCTTCAGTGCCTGTATCTGTGGTTAGTGACAGCTACGACATTTACAATGCTTGTGAAAAAATATGGGGTGATGACCTAAGGCATATAATTGAAGCCCGAAGTCCAGAGGCACCACTTATTATTAGACCAGATTCTGGGAATCCCCTTGACACTGTTCTAAAG GTCTTGGAGATCTTGGGGAAGAGGTTTCCTATTACAGAGAATTCAAAAGGCTATAAGTTGTTGCCACCGTATCTCAGAGTTATTCAAGGGGATGGTGTGGATATCAACACGTTGCAAGAG attGTGGAGGGAATGAAGAAGAACAAATGGAGTATTGAGAATATTGCCTTTGGATCTGGTGGAGCTTTGTTGCAGAAACTAACCAGAGACCTCTTAAACTGTTCCTTCAAATGTAGTTACGTGGTGACCAACGGCCTTGGG ATAAATGTCTTCAAAGATCCTGTAGCTGATCCCAACAAAAGGTCAAAGAAAGGACGGCTGTCGTTGCATAGGACACCTGCTGGAGATTATGTGACACTTGAGGAAGGCAAGGGAGATCTTGAAGAGTATGGACAG GACCTGCTTCACACTGTATTTAAGAATGGAAAGGTAACGAAGTCATACTCATTTGATGAAGTAAGACAAAATGCCAGGCTGAAGAACAGTGAATTACAAACGGCATCTCACTAA
- the NAMPT gene encoding nicotinamide phosphoribosyltransferase isoform X1, with protein sequence MECAAAGAEFNILLATDSYKVTHYKQYPPNTSKVYSYFECREKKTENSKLKKVKYEETVFYGLQYILNKYLKGKVVTKEKIKEAKEVYREHFQDDVFNEKGWNYILEKYDGHLPIEIKAVPEGSVIPRGNVLFTVENTDPECYWLTNWIETILVQSWYPITVATNSREQKKILAKYLLETSGSLEGLEYKLHDFGYRGVSSQETAGIGASAHLVNFKGTDTVAGIALIKKYYGTKDPVPGYSVPAAEHSTITAWGKDHEKDAFEHIVTQFSSVPVSVVSDSYDIYNACEKIWGDDLRHIIEARSPEAPLIIRPDSGNPLDTVLKVLEILGKRFPITENSKGYKLLPPYLRVIQGDGVDINTLQEGMLVEQIVEGMKKNKWSIENIAFGSGGALLQKLTRDLLNCSFKCSYVVTNGLGINVFKDPVADPNKRSKKGRLSLHRTPAGDYVTLEEGKGDLEEYGQDLLHTVFKNGKVTKSYSFDEVRQNARLKNSELQTASH encoded by the exons GTTACACACTACAAGCAATATCCACCTAACACAAGCAAAGTATATTCCTACTTTGAATGTCGTGAAAAGAAGACTGAAAATTCCAAATTAAAGAAAGTGAAATATGAAGAAACAGTTTTTTATGGCTTGCAGTACATtctgaataaatatttaaaag GTAAAGTGGTGACCAAAGAGAAAATCAAGGAAGCCAAAGAAGTATATAGGGAGCATTTTCAAGATGATGTCTTCAATGAAAAAGGATGGAACTATATTctagag AAATATGATGGCCATCTTCCAATAGAAATAAAGGCTGTTCCTGAGGGCTCTGTAATTCCCAGAGGAAATGTTCTTTTCACAGTAGAAAACACAGATCCAGAGTGCTACTGGCTCACAAATTGGATTGAG ACTATTCTTGTGCAGTCATGGTACCCAATCACAGTGGCTACAAACTCTAGAGAGCAGAAAAAGATTTTGGCCAAATATTTGCTGGAGACTTCCGGCAGCTTGGAAGGACTGGAATATAAACTACATGACTTTGGCTACAGAGGAGTTTCTTCACAAGAG ACTGCAGGAATAGGAGCTTCAGCTCACTTGGTGAACTTCAAAGGAACAGACACTGTAGCAGGAATTGCATTAATTAAAAAGTACTATGGTACAAAAGATCCAGTTCCAGGATATTCTGTTCCAGCTGCTGAACACAG TACCATAACAGCTTGGGGGAAGGATCATGAAAAAGATGCTTTTGAACACATAGTAACACAGTTTTCTTCAGTGCCTGTATCTGTGGTTAGTGACAGCTACGACATTTACAATGCTTGTGAAAAAATATGGGGTGATGACCTAAGGCATATAATTGAAGCCCGAAGTCCAGAGGCACCACTTATTATTAGACCAGATTCTGGGAATCCCCTTGACACTGTTCTAAAG GTCTTGGAGATCTTGGGGAAGAGGTTTCCTATTACAGAGAATTCAAAAGGCTATAAGTTGTTGCCACCGTATCTCAGAGTTATTCAAGGGGATGGTGTGGATATCAACACGTTGCAAGAG GGGATGCTGGTAGAACAG attGTGGAGGGAATGAAGAAGAACAAATGGAGTATTGAGAATATTGCCTTTGGATCTGGTGGAGCTTTGTTGCAGAAACTAACCAGAGACCTCTTAAACTGTTCCTTCAAATGTAGTTACGTGGTGACCAACGGCCTTGGG ATAAATGTCTTCAAAGATCCTGTAGCTGATCCCAACAAAAGGTCAAAGAAAGGACGGCTGTCGTTGCATAGGACACCTGCTGGAGATTATGTGACACTTGAGGAAGGCAAGGGAGATCTTGAAGAGTATGGACAG GACCTGCTTCACACTGTATTTAAGAATGGAAAGGTAACGAAGTCATACTCATTTGATGAAGTAAGACAAAATGCCAGGCTGAAGAACAGTGAATTACAAACGGCATCTCACTAA